A single genomic interval of Isorropodon fossajaponicum endosymbiont JTNG4 harbors:
- a CDS encoding O-succinylhomoserine sulfhydrylase, whose amino-acid sequence MKDLSFDTKAIRTGYRTTAEQEHSEAIFLTSSFVFDSAEQAANRFSKKEPGNIYARFTNPTVDAFEKKLAALESAQACVATSSGMAAIFATIMALLKSGDHIVASRNMFGTSIVLLNTIIAKFNVDISFVGLSDLLAWESAVKNNTKLFLLETPSNPLGEVVDITALSKISKANHILLAVDNAILSPALQNPIALGADIVIHSATKYIDGQGRCLAGAVVGNADIIEQVHGFVRTTGPSLSAFNAWIVLKGLDTLSLRMRAHSDNALKLAIWLEAQNQVEKVYYLGLPSHPDYNLAKSQQSGFGGIVSFEVKGGQESAFKIINATNMLSITANLGDTKSTITHPATTTHGRLTDEERLNAHITDGLIRISVGLEDIKDIIADIKQTLV is encoded by the coding sequence GTGAAAGATTTAAGCTTCGATACCAAAGCCATACGTACAGGCTATCGAACCACTGCTGAACAAGAGCATTCTGAGGCAATATTTTTAACCTCCAGTTTTGTCTTTGACTCAGCCGAACAGGCTGCTAATCGCTTTTCTAAAAAAGAGCCGGGGAATATTTATGCACGTTTTACCAACCCGACAGTGGATGCCTTTGAAAAAAAATTAGCCGCACTTGAAAGTGCGCAAGCCTGTGTTGCAACTTCATCTGGCATGGCAGCAATCTTTGCCACCATTATGGCACTGCTTAAATCGGGTGATCATATTGTTGCTTCTCGTAATATGTTTGGCACCTCAATTGTGCTATTAAACACCATTATTGCTAAATTTAATGTTGACATTAGTTTTGTAGGTTTATCTGACTTATTAGCATGGGAAAGTGCGGTTAAAAATAACACTAAACTTTTTTTACTTGAAACGCCATCCAATCCACTGGGTGAGGTTGTAGATATTACTGCGCTTAGTAAAATATCAAAGGCCAATCATATTCTTTTAGCAGTTGACAATGCAATCTTAAGTCCTGCATTACAAAACCCTATTGCCTTGGGTGCTGATATTGTGATTCACTCAGCCACTAAATATATTGATGGTCAAGGTAGATGCTTAGCAGGTGCTGTGGTCGGAAATGCTGATATTATTGAACAAGTTCATGGATTTGTACGCACTACAGGCCCAAGTTTAAGTGCTTTTAACGCCTGGATTGTGCTTAAAGGGCTAGACACCCTAAGTCTTAGAATGAGGGCGCACTCAGACAATGCGCTTAAACTTGCCATCTGGCTTGAAGCCCAAAATCAGGTAGAAAAAGTCTATTATTTAGGTCTTCCTTCGCACCCTGATTACAACTTAGCCAAATCCCAACAATCTGGTTTTGGTGGTATTGTATCGTTTGAGGTTAAAGGTGGACAAGAGTCGGCCTTTAAAATAATCAACGCCACCAACATGCTTTCCATTACTGCTAATTTAGGCGATACAAAATCTACAATCACCCATCCAGCAACCACAACGCACGGGCGCTTAACCGATGAAGAAAGACTTAATGCTCA